In the genome of Thermithiobacillus tepidarius DSM 3134, one region contains:
- a CDS encoding LPS-assembly lipoprotein LptE, with amino-acid sequence MSYSFKAAKFSRALLFVAVLLVPLGGCGFHLRGAEPLPAALAGVRLQPAGQNDEALVRALRQRLMMASQSVETAPNAPVLVVSGTNIEQRVASIDQQGVAREFLLILHTRYRLRAASGEDLLPEQSIEIQRDYTYTSTNVLATDIQAQSLRDELLRDGAEQILRALSYYKGSAQPAARGGQ; translated from the coding sequence GTGAGTTACTCGTTTAAGGCAGCGAAATTCAGCCGCGCTTTGCTCTTCGTCGCGGTGTTGCTCGTCCCGCTCGGCGGCTGCGGCTTCCACTTGCGCGGCGCCGAGCCGCTGCCGGCGGCCTTGGCAGGGGTGCGCCTGCAGCCGGCCGGACAGAACGACGAGGCCCTGGTGCGCGCCCTGCGCCAGCGCCTGATGATGGCCTCCCAGTCGGTGGAGACGGCGCCCAACGCGCCGGTGCTGGTGGTCAGCGGCACCAACATCGAGCAGCGGGTGGCCAGCATCGATCAGCAAGGCGTGGCGCGCGAGTTCCTGCTCATCCTGCATACCCGCTACCGGCTGCGCGCGGCCTCGGGCGAGGACCTGCTGCCGGAGCAATCCATCGAAATCCAGCGCGACTACACCTATACCAGCACCAACGTCCTGGCCACCGATATCCAGGCCCAGTCCCTGCGCGACGAGCTGCTGCGCGACGGCGCCGAGCAGATCCTGCGCGCGCTCAGCTACTACAAAGGCAGCGCGCAGCCGGCGGCGCGCGGCGGGCAGTGA
- the leuS gene encoding leucine--tRNA ligase yields the protein MSSVEREHEKPSHNAMGDSANMPRHEAAGRDYQPAELEDAVQRRWEERQLFRAVEDADREKFYCLSMFPYPSGQLHMGHVRNYSIGDVIARYQRMRGKNVLQPMGWDAFGLPAENAALKHGVAPAAWTYSNIEHMRGQLKRLGLSYDWSREIATCKPEYYRWEQWLFVQLWKKGLVYQKKSPVNWDPVDQTVLANEQVVDGRGWRSGALVERREITQWFMKITDYAEELLDDLERLQDGWPEQVITMQRNWIGRSEGAEVVFPLADASAAVKVFTTRPDTLMGVTYLALAPEHPLAARAAEQRPDLAAFIEQCRHTAVAEAAVETQEKLGMDTGLKAVHPLTGAELPVWVANFVLMGYGEGAVMSVPAHDQRDYEFARKYDLPIRVVIQPEGEAADPAALVAEQAYTEPGVLVDSGSFSGLPSPEGRRAITEALERGGKGRKTVNYRLRDWGISRQRYWGTPIPMIHCEHCGVVPVPEADLPVTLPEDVVLNGPRSPLHDDPAFYRVDCPQCGGPARRETDTMDTFVESSWYYARYACPDQHEKMLDERAHYWLPVDQYVGGVEHAVLHLLYARFFNKLLRDVGLLPAEPRFDEPFARLLTQGMVLKDGAKMSKSKGNTVDPQALIDRYGADTARLFILFAAPPEQSLEWSDEAVEGAHRFLKRVWRLVHDYGGPIPPLPAELSPAAADLRRVVHQTIQRVTANVERYHFNPAIAGIMELSNALGREVAAREADMRAVVGEGLRVLVHLLAPFTPHICERLWAVLGQDTELNFAPWPEADAAALEQSTLTLVVQVNGKLRDRIAVPADASQAQVRELALASPAVQRFLEGGEVKKVIVVPGKLVNIVGGK from the coding sequence CACGAGGCCGCCGGGCGCGATTACCAGCCCGCCGAGCTGGAGGACGCCGTCCAGCGCCGCTGGGAGGAGCGCCAGCTGTTTCGCGCGGTCGAGGATGCGGATCGCGAGAAGTTCTACTGCCTGTCCATGTTCCCTTATCCCTCCGGGCAGCTGCACATGGGCCACGTGCGCAACTATTCCATCGGCGACGTGATCGCGCGCTACCAGCGCATGCGCGGCAAGAACGTGCTCCAGCCCATGGGCTGGGACGCCTTCGGCCTGCCCGCCGAGAATGCCGCTCTCAAGCACGGCGTGGCGCCGGCGGCGTGGACCTACAGCAACATCGAACACATGCGCGGCCAGCTCAAGCGCCTGGGCCTGTCCTACGACTGGTCGCGGGAGATCGCCACCTGCAAACCTGAATACTACCGCTGGGAGCAGTGGCTCTTCGTCCAGCTCTGGAAGAAGGGACTGGTCTATCAGAAGAAGTCGCCGGTCAACTGGGACCCGGTGGACCAGACGGTGCTGGCCAACGAGCAGGTGGTCGACGGCCGCGGCTGGCGTTCGGGCGCCCTGGTGGAGCGGCGCGAGATCACCCAGTGGTTCATGAAGATCACCGATTACGCCGAGGAGCTGCTGGATGACCTGGAGCGCCTGCAGGACGGCTGGCCCGAGCAGGTGATCACCATGCAGCGCAACTGGATCGGCCGCTCCGAGGGCGCCGAGGTGGTCTTCCCGCTGGCGGACGCTTCGGCGGCGGTCAAGGTCTTCACCACCCGTCCCGACACCCTCATGGGCGTGACCTATCTCGCCCTGGCGCCGGAACACCCGCTCGCCGCCCGGGCGGCCGAGCAGCGGCCTGATCTCGCGGCTTTCATCGAGCAGTGTCGCCATACGGCGGTGGCGGAAGCGGCGGTGGAGACCCAGGAAAAGCTCGGCATGGACACGGGACTCAAGGCCGTGCATCCGCTGACCGGCGCGGAGCTTCCGGTGTGGGTGGCCAACTTCGTGCTCATGGGCTACGGCGAGGGCGCGGTGATGAGCGTGCCCGCCCACGACCAGCGCGACTACGAGTTCGCCCGCAAGTACGATCTGCCCATCCGGGTGGTGATCCAGCCCGAGGGCGAGGCCGCGGATCCGGCGGCGCTGGTGGCCGAGCAGGCCTACACCGAGCCCGGCGTGCTGGTGGACTCCGGGTCCTTCAGCGGCCTGCCCTCGCCCGAGGGCAGGCGCGCCATCACCGAGGCCCTGGAGCGCGGCGGCAAGGGCCGCAAGACGGTGAACTACCGCCTGCGCGACTGGGGCATCTCGCGCCAGCGCTACTGGGGCACGCCGATTCCCATGATCCATTGCGAGCACTGCGGCGTGGTGCCGGTGCCGGAAGCCGATCTGCCGGTGACGCTGCCCGAGGACGTGGTCCTGAACGGTCCGCGTTCGCCGCTGCACGACGACCCGGCCTTCTACCGGGTGGACTGCCCGCAGTGCGGCGGCCCGGCCCGGCGCGAGACGGACACCATGGACACCTTCGTGGAGAGCTCCTGGTATTACGCCCGCTACGCCTGCCCGGACCAGCACGAAAAGATGCTGGATGAGCGCGCGCACTACTGGCTGCCGGTGGACCAGTACGTGGGCGGCGTGGAGCACGCGGTGCTGCACCTCCTCTACGCGCGTTTTTTCAACAAGCTCCTGCGCGACGTGGGTCTGCTGCCCGCCGAGCCGCGCTTCGACGAGCCCTTCGCGCGCCTCTTGACCCAGGGCATGGTGCTCAAGGACGGCGCCAAGATGAGCAAGTCCAAGGGCAATACGGTGGACCCGCAGGCGCTGATCGATCGCTACGGCGCGGACACGGCGCGGCTCTTCATCCTCTTCGCCGCGCCGCCGGAGCAGTCGCTGGAGTGGTCCGACGAGGCCGTCGAAGGCGCGCACCGCTTCCTGAAGCGGGTCTGGCGCCTGGTGCACGACTATGGCGGGCCCATCCCGCCGTTGCCGGCCGAGCTGTCGCCCGCCGCCGCCGACCTGCGCCGCGTGGTGCACCAGACCATCCAGCGGGTCACGGCCAACGTGGAGCGCTACCACTTCAATCCGGCCATCGCCGGCATCATGGAGCTGTCCAACGCCCTTGGCCGCGAGGTGGCGGCGCGGGAGGCGGACATGCGGGCGGTGGTGGGCGAGGGACTGCGGGTGCTGGTGCACCTGCTGGCGCCCTTCACCCCGCACATCTGCGAGCGGCTGTGGGCGGTGCTGGGGCAGGACACGGAGCTCAATTTCGCGCCTTGGCCTGAGGCCGATGCCGCGGCGCTGGAGCAGAGTACCCTGACCCTGGTGGTGCAGGTGAACGGCAAGCTGCGCGACCGCATCGCCGTGCCCGCCGACGCCAGCCAGGCGCAGGTGCGGGAACTGGCCCTGGCCAGCCCGGCGGTGCAGCGCTTCCTGGAAGGCGGCGAGGTGAAGAAGGTGATCGTGGTGCCGGGGAAGCTCGTCAACATCGTGGGCGGCAAGTAA
- the holA gene encoding DNA polymerase III subunit delta, protein MRLKPEQFATHLQGSLAPLYGLFSSEPLLLIEAEQAVRGAAARAGFAQTEVWTVEPGFDFRRLEEAQHSLSLFAERRLLILRLGAGKPGDVGGKLLQAWAAQPPAEVLLLVTGERPDAAAQKAGWFKALESAGAVVLFYPPEPRQWPQWVAGRLRQAGLRASAEAQALLAERTEGNLLACVQAIDQLRLLSAGAEVAPADVLAVIGDSARYSVFDLADAALRGEARQALHILDHLRLEGIEPILVLWALTRDLRLLIALQGRRTDPAALWREHKIFGPRQELLQRVARSRRSEDLIPALRLCARLDEALKGRAALPVWPTLAEVALRLAGQHGLVRRET, encoded by the coding sequence ATGCGTCTGAAGCCGGAGCAGTTCGCCACCCACCTGCAGGGCTCCCTGGCCCCCCTCTATGGCCTCTTCAGCAGCGAGCCGCTGCTGCTGATCGAGGCGGAGCAGGCCGTGCGCGGGGCCGCGGCGCGGGCGGGCTTTGCCCAGACCGAGGTTTGGACCGTGGAGCCGGGTTTCGACTTCCGGCGCCTGGAGGAGGCGCAGCACAGCCTGTCCCTCTTTGCCGAGCGGCGGCTGCTGATCCTGCGTCTGGGCGCGGGCAAGCCCGGGGATGTGGGCGGCAAGCTGCTGCAGGCCTGGGCGGCGCAGCCGCCCGCGGAAGTCCTCCTGCTGGTCACCGGCGAACGGCCCGATGCCGCCGCCCAGAAGGCCGGCTGGTTCAAGGCCCTGGAAAGCGCCGGCGCGGTGGTGCTGTTCTACCCGCCGGAGCCGCGCCAGTGGCCCCAATGGGTGGCCGGGCGCCTGCGCCAGGCGGGCCTGCGTGCCAGCGCCGAGGCCCAGGCCCTGCTCGCGGAGCGCACCGAAGGCAATCTGCTGGCCTGCGTGCAGGCCATCGACCAATTGCGGTTGCTGTCCGCGGGCGCGGAAGTCGCCCCGGCGGACGTGCTGGCCGTGATCGGCGACAGCGCCCGCTACAGCGTCTTCGACCTGGCCGACGCCGCCTTGCGCGGCGAGGCGCGCCAAGCCCTGCATATTCTGGACCATCTGCGCCTTGAGGGCATCGAGCCTATACTGGTATTGTGGGCCTTGACCCGCGACCTGCGCCTGCTGATCGCCCTGCAGGGGCGTCGCACCGATCCGGCGGCGCTGTGGCGCGAACACAAGATCTTCGGTCCGCGCCAGGAGTTGTTGCAGCGGGTCGCCCGCAGCCGCCGCAGCGAGGACCTGATCCCGGCCCTGCGCCTGTGCGCCCGCCTCGACGAGGCGCTGAAGGGGCGGGCGGCCCTGCCGGTCTGGCCGACCCTGGCGGAGGTGGCCCTGAGACTGGCCGGACAGCATGGATTGGTGAGACGTGAGACGTGA
- a CDS encoding glutamate-5-semialdehyde dehydrogenase, which yields MEKHTPVETQVRGLAERARAAARVLQQADTRAKNEALLGMAEFIVRDSEEIQKANRKDLRNAEAAGLDAASLDRLTLSEPRLQAMAEGLREIAALPDPVGEIADLKFRPSGIQVGKMRMPIGVIGMIYESRPNVTADAAGLCLKSGNAVILRGGSEAFHSNQAIAERLRAALGRARLPLDAIQVLDTPDRAAVGAMIRMRGLIDIIIPRGGKSLIERISAEATVPVIKHLHGNCHVYVDEFANLDKAVRIVVNAKVQRLGTCNTAESLLVHQAVAGDMLPPIAAALREKGIELRGCPETLKLLPDLAVATEEDYYTEYLGPIISVKVVDSLDAAMDHIAQYGSGHSEAIVTEDYSHARRFLREVDSSSVMVNASTRFADGFEYGLGAEIGISTDKLHVRGPVGLEGLTTQKWIVLGDGHVRQ from the coding sequence ATGGAAAAGCACACTCCTGTTGAGACCCAGGTCCGCGGCCTGGCCGAGCGCGCCCGCGCCGCCGCCCGCGTCCTGCAACAGGCCGACACCCGCGCCAAGAACGAGGCCCTGCTGGGCATGGCCGAGTTCATCGTGCGCGACAGCGAGGAAATCCAGAAGGCCAACCGCAAGGATCTGCGCAATGCCGAGGCGGCGGGCCTGGATGCGGCCAGCCTGGACCGGCTCACCCTGAGCGAGCCGCGCCTGCAGGCCATGGCCGAGGGGCTGCGCGAAATCGCCGCCCTGCCCGATCCAGTGGGCGAGATCGCCGATCTCAAGTTCCGTCCGAGCGGCATCCAGGTGGGCAAGATGCGCATGCCCATCGGTGTGATCGGCATGATCTACGAGTCGCGTCCCAACGTCACCGCCGATGCCGCCGGACTGTGCCTGAAGTCGGGCAATGCGGTGATCCTGCGCGGCGGCTCCGAGGCCTTTCACAGCAATCAGGCCATCGCCGAGCGCCTGCGCGCCGCCCTCGGCCGCGCCCGCCTGCCCCTGGACGCCATCCAGGTGCTGGATACGCCGGACCGCGCCGCGGTGGGGGCGATGATCCGCATGCGGGGGCTCATCGACATCATCATCCCGCGCGGCGGCAAGAGCCTCATCGAGCGCATCAGCGCCGAGGCCACCGTGCCGGTGATCAAGCACCTGCACGGCAACTGCCACGTCTACGTGGACGAGTTCGCCAACCTGGACAAGGCCGTGAGGATCGTGGTCAACGCCAAGGTCCAGCGCCTGGGCACCTGCAACACCGCCGAAAGCCTGCTGGTGCACCAGGCGGTGGCCGGCGACATGCTGCCGCCCATCGCCGCCGCCCTGCGCGAGAAGGGCATCGAGTTGCGCGGCTGTCCGGAGACTCTGAAGCTTCTGCCAGACCTTGCCGTCGCCACGGAGGAGGACTATTACACCGAGTATCTGGGCCCCATCATCTCCGTCAAGGTGGTGGACAGCCTGGACGCGGCCATGGACCACATCGCCCAGTACGGCTCCGGCCACAGCGAGGCCATCGTGACCGAGGATTACAGCCACGCCCGCCGCTTCCTGCGCGAGGTGGATTCCAGTTCGGTCATGGTCAACGCCTCCACCCGCTTCGCCGACGGCTTCGAATACGGGCTCGGCGCGGAGATCGGCATCTCCACCGACAAGCTGCACGTGCGCGGCCCGGTGGGCCTGGAGGGACTGACCACGCAGAAGTGGATCGTGCTGGGCGACGGGCATGTGCGGCAGTGA